The following coding sequences are from one Virgibacillus necropolis window:
- the serS gene encoding serine--tRNA ligase, which produces MLDMKYLRNNFKEVKEKLTHRGEDLSELDKFEELDARRRELIAETEALKAKRNEASKQISVLKKEKKDAEPAIKEMREVGNQIKVLDTELNDIEERLETMLLSIPNLPHESVPIGEDEDDNVLARTWGDVPNFTYEVQPHWDIATNLDILDFERAGKVTGSRFVFYKGLGARLERALLNFMMDLHADEHGYVEMLPPYMVNRTSMTGTGQLPKFEEDAFKLEDWDYFLIPTAEVPVTNYHRDDILRIDDLPKKYVAYSASFRSEAGSAGRDTRGLIRQHQFNKVELVHFVKPEDSYDVLEELTGDAEKVLQLLQLPYRVMSMCTADLGFTAAKKYDIEVWIPSQDTYREISSCSNFEDFQARRAGIRFRREEKGKPEFVHTLNGSGLAIGRTVAAILENYQQEDGSVVVPEVLRPYMGGKEVIK; this is translated from the coding sequence ATGTTAGACATGAAGTATTTACGTAACAATTTTAAAGAGGTTAAAGAGAAGCTTACTCATCGCGGAGAAGATCTTTCTGAATTAGATAAGTTTGAAGAACTTGATGCAAGACGCAGAGAGCTTATTGCTGAAACGGAAGCATTAAAAGCAAAACGCAACGAGGCATCTAAACAAATCTCTGTTTTGAAAAAAGAGAAAAAAGATGCTGAACCAGCTATTAAAGAAATGCGCGAGGTTGGCAATCAGATTAAAGTTCTCGATACAGAATTAAATGATATTGAAGAAAGATTGGAAACGATGCTGTTGTCTATTCCAAATCTGCCACATGAGAGTGTACCTATTGGAGAAGACGAAGATGACAATGTGTTAGCACGTACATGGGGTGACGTTCCAAACTTTACGTATGAAGTACAACCGCACTGGGATATTGCAACTAACCTAGATATTTTAGACTTTGAACGTGCTGGAAAGGTTACTGGAAGTCGTTTTGTTTTTTATAAAGGGCTTGGGGCGCGTTTAGAGCGGGCACTACTAAACTTTATGATGGATTTACATGCAGACGAGCATGGTTACGTGGAAATGCTTCCGCCGTATATGGTAAACCGTACAAGCATGACAGGTACTGGTCAGCTGCCGAAGTTTGAGGAGGACGCTTTCAAGCTTGAGGATTGGGATTATTTTTTAATACCGACAGCAGAGGTACCAGTAACTAATTATCATCGAGATGATATTTTACGAATTGATGATTTACCAAAAAAATATGTGGCGTACAGCGCATCTTTTCGTTCTGAAGCGGGATCTGCTGGAAGAGATACACGCGGGTTAATTCGTCAGCATCAATTTAATAAAGTAGAGCTTGTCCATTTTGTAAAACCAGAAGATTCTTATGACGTGTTAGAAGAATTAACTGGAGATGCAGAAAAGGTTTTACAGCTGTTGCAATTACCCTATCGTGTCATGAGCATGTGTACGGCAGACTTAGGTTTTACAGCTGCTAAGAAATACGATATCGAGGTATGGATCCCAAGCCAAGATACCTATCGCGAGATTTCTTCTTGCTCTAATTTTGAAGATTTCCAAGCGAGACGTGCTGGTATTCGCTTTAGACGAGAAGAAAAGGGCAAACCAGAATTTGTTCATACGTTAAATGGATCTGGACTCGCAATTGGCCGTACTGTTGCAGCTATTTTAGAGAATTATCAACAAGAAGATGGCTCTGTAGTGGTGCCTGAAGTGTTACGACCTTATATGGGTGGGAAAGAAGTTATAAAATAA
- the proC gene encoding pyrroline-5-carboxylate reductase, producing MLRKISFVGAGSMAESIIAGIVKEKNLHPDQIFVTNKDNKDRLERLKNRYHVQCTTDKEAAITGADIVVLSMKPHDLMAAVEAMKMHIKPNQVIVSVLAGVSIDYISSIVGRDVPVVRAMPNTSASIGFSATAIARDNKVSDEQLNAILSLFGTVGTTTVIEEKDMHTVTGLSGSGPAYIYYLAEAMEEVAVKSGLDKEVAKSLIMQTIIGAGEMLKRSGEPAEVLRKKITSPNGTTQAGLKTLDELNFQEAVIEGVKSARDRSIELGEGNKR from the coding sequence ATGTTAAGGAAAATATCATTTGTTGGCGCTGGGTCAATGGCAGAGTCAATAATTGCTGGAATTGTAAAGGAAAAAAACCTACATCCTGATCAGATTTTCGTTACGAATAAAGATAACAAAGATCGGTTAGAACGATTAAAAAATCGTTATCACGTACAGTGTACAACAGATAAAGAAGCAGCGATTACTGGTGCGGATATTGTTGTTTTATCCATGAAACCTCATGATTTAATGGCTGCTGTTGAAGCGATGAAGATGCACATCAAACCAAATCAAGTGATTGTTTCTGTGTTGGCAGGTGTTTCGATTGATTATATCTCTTCTATTGTTGGTCGCGATGTACCAGTAGTTCGTGCGATGCCGAACACATCCGCATCAATCGGATTTTCTGCAACGGCTATAGCCAGAGATAATAAGGTATCAGATGAACAATTAAATGCGATTTTGTCCCTTTTTGGTACTGTCGGCACAACAACAGTCATTGAGGAAAAGGATATGCACACGGTAACAGGACTCTCCGGAAGTGGTCCAGCATATATCTATTATTTGGCAGAGGCGATGGAAGAAGTGGCTGTTAAATCTGGACTCGACAAAGAGGTAGCAAAGTCGTTAATTATGCAAACCATTATTGGTGCTGGGGAAATGCTTAAGCGTTCCGGTGAACCTGCAGAAGTTTTACGGAAAAAAATCACGAGCCCAAATGGTACAACGCAGGCTGGGCTTAAAACATTAGACGAGTTAAATTTTCAAGAAGCCGTCATCGAGGGTGTGAAAAGTGCACGTGATCGCTCGATTGAACTTGGGGAAGGTAATAAGAGGTAG
- a CDS encoding type 1 glutamine amidotransferase domain-containing protein, with protein MSKIACVITDMFEDVEYTDPVKAFKEAGHEVVAIEKEKGKKVTGKNGEASVTIEENIDDVNPDNYDALFIPGGFSPDQLRADERFVAFAKHFMDVKKPVFAICHGPQLLITAKTLEGRMATGFKSIQVDMDYAGAKVKDEEVVVCDNQLVTSRQPDDIPAFNRESLNLLK; from the coding sequence ATGAGTAAAATAGCATGTGTTATAACAGATATGTTTGAAGATGTGGAATATACAGACCCAGTAAAAGCATTTAAAGAGGCTGGGCATGAGGTAGTAGCAATTGAAAAGGAAAAAGGTAAAAAGGTTACTGGTAAGAATGGAGAAGCATCGGTTACGATTGAGGAAAACATTGATGATGTTAACCCAGATAACTATGATGCATTATTCATTCCAGGTGGATTTTCACCAGATCAATTACGTGCAGATGAACGATTTGTAGCATTTGCAAAACATTTTATGGATGTGAAAAAGCCTGTATTTGCAATCTGTCACGGACCACAGTTGTTAATTACAGCAAAAACATTAGAAGGTAGAATGGCAACAGGTTTTAAATCCATTCAGGTAGATATGGATTATGCAGGTGCTAAGGTAAAAGATGAAGAGGTTGTAGTTTGTGACAACCAATTAGTAACAAGCAGGCAGCCTGATGATATCCCAGCATTTAATCGTGAATCGTTAAACTTGTTGAAATAA
- the pdxT gene encoding pyridoxal 5'-phosphate synthase glutaminase subunit PdxT: MTTIGVLALQGAVREHIRSVEESGAKAVEIKRTEQLEDIDGLIFPGGESTTMRRLINSYGFFTALREFGGKGKPIFGTCAGLILMATEIEGQETGHLGLMNMKVARNAFGRQVASFEQKLAIENVADDFNAVFIRAPYIVKAGAEVEVLATYQDRIVAAKQGHYLCTAFHPELTDDNRFVEYFVKMVEESRKTLAS; encoded by the coding sequence ATGACAACAATTGGTGTACTTGCACTTCAAGGTGCAGTTCGCGAACATATTCGTTCAGTTGAAGAATCAGGTGCAAAAGCAGTTGAAATAAAACGTACAGAACAACTAGAAGATATCGATGGACTTATTTTTCCTGGTGGAGAAAGTACAACGATGCGTCGTTTAATTAATAGCTATGGTTTTTTTACAGCACTTAGAGAATTTGGTGGAAAAGGTAAGCCAATATTCGGCACATGTGCTGGACTGATTCTAATGGCGACAGAAATAGAAGGTCAGGAGACTGGTCATTTAGGTTTGATGAATATGAAGGTTGCACGTAATGCCTTCGGACGCCAGGTTGCAAGCTTTGAACAAAAACTTGCGATTGAAAATGTGGCTGATGATTTTAATGCTGTATTTATTCGGGCACCATATATAGTAAAAGCTGGAGCGGAAGTTGAAGTTTTGGCAACCTATCAGGACCGAATTGTTGCAGCCAAACAAGGTCATTACCTATGTACTGCTTTTCATCCAGAGCTAACCGATGACAATCGTTTTGTAGAATATTTTGTTAAGATGGTGGAAGAGTCTAGAAAAACACTTGCATCTTAA
- a CDS encoding general stress protein, translating into MEPKYKIFHDDDQLSETIDKLRNNGIREEDIFVLAHDNDHDRRNRKETDANKMGVKVTGFGTATKNVFRSKGDKLRSKMKEIGFDASMAEKLEEELDKGKSLLVVTNQDKVSF; encoded by the coding sequence ATGGAACCGAAGTATAAAATATTCCATGATGATGACCAGTTGAGTGAAACTATTGATAAGCTTAGAAATAATGGGATCCGTGAGGAAGACATATTTGTTCTTGCTCATGATAATGATCATGATAGACGTAACAGAAAAGAAACAGATGCCAATAAGATGGGCGTTAAGGTAACAGGATTTGGAACTGCTACAAAGAATGTTTTTAGAAGCAAAGGTGATAAATTACGATCCAAAATGAAAGAAATTGGATTTGATGCATCCATGGCTGAAAAACTAGAAGAAGAGTTGGATAAAGGTAAATCGTTATTAGTTGTAACAAATCAAGATAAAGTCAGTTTCTAA
- a CDS encoding deoxynucleoside kinase encodes MAEVPFIAIEGPIGIGKTSLAKKLSVHFDFHLLKEIVEENPFLGKFYDDIDEWSFQTEMFFLCNRFKQLEDIEKKYLNEHKAVVADYHISKNMIFSKRTLQQDKFKKYEQIYHILTKDMPVPNMMIYLHASLDTVLARIKQRGREIEQNIKHSYLAQLASDYEDYMNHFETLHPDIPVIRINGDEKDFVKQQKDLNTIIKQVESHLNNQKAIVKQ; translated from the coding sequence ATGGCAGAGGTTCCGTTCATTGCCATCGAAGGACCTATTGGCATTGGAAAAACATCTTTAGCAAAAAAACTATCTGTCCATTTTGATTTTCATTTGTTAAAAGAAATTGTTGAAGAAAACCCATTTCTAGGCAAATTTTATGATGACATTGACGAGTGGAGTTTTCAAACGGAAATGTTTTTTTTATGCAATCGATTTAAACAATTAGAAGACATTGAAAAGAAATACCTAAATGAACATAAGGCGGTTGTCGCCGATTATCATATATCGAAAAACATGATTTTTTCAAAACGTACTTTACAACAAGATAAATTTAAAAAATATGAGCAGATCTATCATATCTTGACTAAGGATATGCCCGTACCGAACATGATGATTTATTTACATGCAAGCCTTGATACTGTTTTAGCACGGATTAAACAACGCGGGCGGGAAATTGAGCAAAACATCAAGCATTCCTATCTTGCACAGCTAGCAAGTGATTATGAGGATTATATGAATCACTTTGAGACATTACATCCTGACATCCCAGTCATCCGAATCAATGGCGATGAAAAGGATTTTGTGAAGCAGCAAAAGGACTTAAATACGATCATCAAGCAAGTTGAGAGCCATTTAAACAATCAAAAAGCAATAGTGAAACAATAA
- a CDS encoding deoxynucleoside kinase, translating to MNLREKYHIPNDSIITIAGTVGVGKSTMTNALANALQFKTSFEKVEANPYLENFYADFERWSFHLQIYFLAERFKEQKKIFEYGGGFIQDRSIYEDTGIFAKMHYENGTMSKIDYETYTNLFEAMVMTPYFPHPDLLIYLEGTLDEVLGRIKVRGRQMEKNTPLSYWEEMYTRYENWINNFNSCPILRIKISDYDLMKKEDSVEPILEKIGHFIQQSRKWKTRELIR from the coding sequence ATGAATTTACGTGAGAAATACCATATTCCAAACGATAGTATCATTACTATTGCTGGAACGGTAGGTGTAGGGAAGTCCACCATGACAAATGCACTAGCAAATGCATTACAGTTTAAAACATCCTTTGAAAAAGTTGAAGCTAATCCATATTTAGAAAACTTTTATGCAGACTTTGAGCGTTGGAGCTTCCATCTTCAGATTTATTTCCTAGCAGAACGATTCAAAGAACAAAAGAAAATATTTGAATATGGCGGTGGATTCATCCAAGACCGTTCAATTTATGAAGATACAGGTATTTTTGCAAAAATGCATTATGAAAATGGAACAATGTCAAAAATTGATTACGAAACATATACAAATCTTTTTGAAGCGATGGTGATGACGCCATACTTCCCACATCCGGATCTATTGATTTATTTGGAAGGGACACTTGATGAAGTATTGGGTCGTATCAAAGTTCGCGGTCGTCAAATGGAAAAGAATACACCATTAAGCTATTGGGAAGAAATGTATACCAGATATGAAAATTGGATTAATAACTTTAACTCCTGCCCTATCTTACGGATTAAAATTTCAGATTATGATCTAATGAAAAAAGAAGACTCCGTCGAACCCATTCTCGAAAAAATCGGCCATTTTATTCAACAATCACGTAAATGGAAAACGAGGGAGCTTATAAGGTAA
- the pdxS gene encoding pyridoxal 5'-phosphate synthase lyase subunit PdxS — MTNTGTERVKRGMAEMQKGGVIMDVVNAEQAKIAEESGAVAVMALERVPSDIRAAGGVARMAEPGITEQVMNAVSIPVMAKGRIGHIVEARVLEAMGVDYIDESEVLTPADDVFHLNKSDYTVPFVCGCRNLGEAARRIGEGASMLRTKGEPGTGNIVEAVRHMRQIQSEIRQLSAMSKDEIMTFAKNIGAPYEILLQIREEGRLPVVNFAAGGVATPADAALMMHLGADGVFVGSGIFKSDNPAKFAKAIVEATTHYTDYKLIAELSKGLGTAMKGIEMSTLEAHDRMQDRSE; from the coding sequence ATGACAAATACAGGAACAGAACGTGTTAAACGTGGAATGGCAGAAATGCAAAAAGGCGGCGTGATCATGGATGTTGTGAACGCTGAACAAGCTAAAATTGCTGAAGAATCAGGAGCAGTTGCTGTAATGGCTTTAGAACGTGTTCCATCAGATATCCGTGCTGCAGGAGGAGTAGCTCGTATGGCTGAGCCTGGAATCACGGAACAGGTAATGAACGCTGTTTCAATTCCTGTAATGGCAAAAGGACGTATTGGTCATATTGTCGAAGCACGAGTTTTAGAAGCAATGGGTGTCGATTATATTGACGAGAGTGAAGTGTTAACACCAGCAGATGACGTTTTCCATTTAAATAAATCAGATTATACAGTTCCATTTGTCTGTGGGTGTCGTAATCTAGGCGAAGCTGCACGTCGAATTGGTGAAGGTGCTTCTATGCTTCGTACAAAAGGTGAGCCAGGAACAGGAAACATTGTCGAAGCGGTTCGTCATATGCGCCAAATTCAATCAGAAATTCGTCAATTATCAGCAATGTCAAAGGATGAAATCATGACATTTGCTAAAAATATTGGTGCTCCATATGAGATATTACTACAAATTCGCGAAGAAGGTCGTCTTCCAGTAGTTAACTTTGCTGCAGGTGGAGTTGCTACTCCTGCTGATGCTGCATTAATGATGCATTTAGGTGCAGATGGTGTATTTGTTGGATCAGGTATCTTTAAATCAGATAACCCTGCAAAATTTGCAAAAGCAATTGTAGAAGCAACAACTCATTATACGGATTATAAGCTAATTGCTGAACTTTCTAAGGGTCTTGGTACTGCTATGAAAGGTATTGAAATGAGTACACTAGAAGCACACGATCGTATGCAAGACCGTAGCGAATAG
- the acsA gene encoding acetate--CoA ligase, with protein MDMQRIPAQEGNYNLQNYDKVRAGFSWDEVKKNFSWNETGKVNIAYEAIDRHADNPDKKDKVALLYSSPDREEKMTFDEIRKKSNQFANVLKKYDVNKGDRVFLFLPRTPEFYAAFFGILKTGAIAGPLFEAFMEQAVRDRLKDSEAKMLITTPELLGRVPQEDLPNLEKIVLIGESDKTSDKYIHYAEEMKEASTDFDIEWVDLEDGMLLHYTSGSTGKPKGVYHVHNAMIQHYATGKWVADLNEDDVYWCTADPGWVTGTSYGIFAPWLIGATNVVRGGRFSPDDWYGTIDKNNVTVWYTAPTALRKLVSAGETKVKDHDFSSLRHIMSVGEPLNPEVVTWGLKAFNMRIHDTWWMTETGAMLIVNFPSMELRPGSMGKPIPGVEASIVDNEGNELPPNQMGNLAIKKGWPAMMRKIWNNESKFESYFVNGWYVSGDSAYKDEDGYFWFQGRLDDVINTSGERVGPFEVESKLIEHPAVAEAGVIGKPDPERGEIIKAFITLNDGYTESDELLEEIRQFIKTGLSAHAAPRELEVKDTIPKTRSGKIMRRLLKSWELGLPTGDTSTLEE; from the coding sequence ATGGATATGCAGCGGATACCTGCACAAGAAGGTAATTATAATCTACAAAACTACGACAAAGTACGCGCGGGATTCTCGTGGGATGAGGTAAAAAAGAATTTTAGCTGGAATGAAACTGGTAAAGTGAATATTGCATACGAGGCAATTGATCGTCATGCAGATAATCCAGATAAAAAAGATAAAGTAGCATTATTATATTCATCACCAGATCGAGAAGAAAAAATGACTTTTGATGAAATCCGAAAGAAAAGTAATCAGTTTGCGAATGTATTGAAGAAATATGATGTGAATAAAGGCGATCGTGTCTTTTTATTCCTACCGCGAACTCCTGAATTCTATGCAGCGTTTTTTGGTATTTTAAAAACAGGTGCCATTGCTGGACCGTTGTTTGAAGCATTTATGGAGCAAGCTGTTCGTGATCGTTTGAAAGATAGTGAAGCGAAGATGCTTATTACAACTCCAGAGTTGTTAGGGCGTGTGCCACAAGAAGATTTACCTAATCTAGAAAAAATTGTTCTAATTGGTGAGTCAGATAAAACTTCTGATAAATATATTCATTATGCGGAGGAGATGAAGGAAGCATCAACTGACTTTGATATCGAGTGGGTTGATTTAGAGGATGGCATGTTACTTCATTATACGTCAGGTTCAACTGGTAAGCCTAAGGGGGTTTACCATGTGCACAACGCCATGATCCAGCATTATGCAACAGGTAAGTGGGTTGCAGATTTGAATGAAGATGATGTTTATTGGTGTACAGCGGATCCAGGCTGGGTTACTGGAACTAGCTACGGAATTTTTGCACCATGGTTAATAGGTGCAACAAATGTGGTGCGTGGAGGACGTTTTAGTCCAGATGATTGGTATGGAACGATTGACAAAAATAATGTGACGGTATGGTATACTGCGCCAACAGCATTACGTAAATTAGTGAGTGCTGGTGAGACCAAAGTGAAAGATCATGACTTTTCATCATTGCGTCACATCATGAGTGTTGGTGAGCCGCTAAATCCTGAGGTTGTTACGTGGGGATTGAAGGCATTTAATATGCGCATCCATGACACATGGTGGATGACTGAAACAGGTGCAATGCTAATTGTGAATTTCCCATCTATGGAATTGCGTCCAGGCTCAATGGGTAAACCAATTCCAGGAGTAGAAGCATCAATTGTAGATAATGAAGGTAATGAGCTTCCACCGAATCAAATGGGTAACCTTGCCATTAAAAAAGGCTGGCCTGCCATGATGCGCAAAATTTGGAATAACGAAAGTAAATTTGAAAGTTACTTTGTTAACGGATGGTATGTATCAGGTGATAGTGCTTACAAAGATGAAGACGGCTACTTCTGGTTCCAGGGTCGTTTAGATGATGTGATTAATACATCAGGTGAACGTGTAGGACCATTTGAAGTGGAAAGTAAATTAATCGAGCATCCAGCAGTAGCAGAAGCTGGCGTCATCGGTAAACCAGATCCAGAGCGGGGCGAAATTATTAAAGCGTTTATTACATTGAATGATGGTTATACGGAGTCAGATGAATTGCTTGAAGAAATTCGCCAGTTCATCAAAACAGGCTTAAGTGCACACGCAGCACCACGTGAACTAGAAGTTAAGGATACCATCCCAAAAACGCGTAGTGGTAAGATTATGCGCCGATTGTTGAAATCATGGGAATTAGGATTACCAACAGGTGATACATCGACATTAGAAGAATAG